A segment of the Gammaproteobacteria bacterium genome:
CTTTTAGCCACATCAAGTCAATGTTGGATGGCACGACGCTCTATCGCACCAGTTTGAAAGAGGGAGCCATCCTGCTCTCGTTTCTCTCGTATCAGGTGGCGAAGCGCCATCAAGGGAAGATTGACGCCGTGGCCAAACAAATTGGTTGGCCGTTATGTATCAATCCACAGCCTAACCAAATTGCCATTCTCGAGATTGCTCGTGCCCTGCTTGCAAAAAATGGACTTGTTATCAGGAAAGGCCCCAGCATCTACTGCGAAAAATCCGAGGTTAGCGTAGTCTTAACGGGTGCAGCAAAAAGCGGAATCTTGGCCGAGATAATGGAATCCTTTCAATTCCAGACCGGGTTTTACCTAAATATCACCGTGGCAACTACCAACAAGCCAACAGAAAACGTTCCATGCAACGATACCATCCAGGTTCCTATAAACCGGATTCGCTTGACGGCTTATCAGCAGTCCCTAAATATCGACCCGACAAAGCTTGAAAAGGCAATAGAACGTGCCAAGCGAATGGATGTTGCGCCACCCATTGAGGTACGCCGCAGTACAGACGGTTATGTTCTGACCGATGGGTTTTACCGATTACGAGCTGCTGAAGCCTTGGGTTTTGATCGCATACCTGCAATCATAAAATAGAAAGGATAAAACCGTACCTCCGAAAAGTAAAAGTCTAACTGTGTCCGAAGCCATGCGTTTGCGCTACGAAGAAATCGTCGAGTTTACCGACGAATTGTGCCATGAAAAGCTGAACGATGAATATTTACAGCTTTTCCGAGAAATGACGGCCACTCTTGCACGTAAACGTCCTTCGCCTTTGGAGATTGGCCATGCAAAAAGTTGGGCCTGTGCTATTGCCTACACGGTAGGTTCGGTAAATTTTCTGTTTGATAAAAGTCAAACACCGCACCTGCGCGCCGATGCACTTTGTGCTTGGTTCAGTCTTTCAAAAAGCACAGGCGCGAACAGATCCAAGCAAATTAAGG
Coding sequences within it:
- a CDS encoding conserved hypothetical protein (Evidence 4 : Unknown function but conserved in other organisms) yields the protein MRLRYEEIVEFTDELCHEKLNDEYLQLFREMTATLARKRPSPLEIGHAKSWACAIAYTVGSVNFLFDKSQTPHLRADALCAWFSLSKSTGANRSKQIKDILKIEMMDPRWTLPSRMEKNPMAWMVMVNGFIVDARSLPREIQEDAYRKGLIPYLPTEKEDRS